The following are encoded together in the Nitrosopumilus sp. b3 genome:
- a CDS encoding DNRLRE domain-containing protein, producing MKTLTTTEHSGIKLLSVMVIAGVVFSGMTFFMLGNGFTSSLLSDKNYEMLCNTGLCFDPSSASFPTGIFIQQSQGFDSQMMGTNTDSFSAFRAVKTSVSDIQFTENSAILFSSKDSFVREGLQQSNEGASEVLRVMGSGPTNNRVLVGFDEAQLGTALGDKTLDSAKLKIFVVDNDGRWQEGQSVTVRSLTEPWQEGVGSNAPFANFVGTQKGVTWDCSDENACENWDGGSFMATVTDTVVISNDISGKWIEFDVTKDIMAYLDGTPNYGWVIMKSDEDSSGRINIAARETQANIPQLELTFT from the coding sequence ATGAAAACGCTGACGACAACTGAGCATTCTGGAATTAAACTTCTAAGTGTGATGGTAATAGCTGGCGTGGTCTTTTCTGGCATGACTTTTTTTATGCTAGGTAATGGATTCACGTCGTCTTTGCTTTCTGATAAAAACTACGAAATGCTTTGCAACACTGGATTGTGTTTTGATCCTTCATCTGCATCATTCCCTACTGGAATATTTATTCAACAAAGCCAAGGTTTTGATTCACAAATGATGGGAACAAACACTGATAGCTTCTCGGCATTCCGAGCAGTAAAGACTTCTGTATCTGACATTCAATTCACTGAAAATTCTGCCATTCTCTTTTCATCAAAAGACAGCTTTGTTAGAGAAGGATTACAGCAATCAAATGAAGGAGCAAGCGAAGTCTTGCGTGTCATGGGTTCTGGTCCAACAAATAACAGAGTCCTAGTTGGTTTTGATGAAGCACAATTGGGAACTGCCCTAGGTGATAAAACACTGGACTCTGCAAAACTGAAAATTTTTGTAGTTGACAATGATGGACGATGGCAAGAAGGTCAATCAGTTACGGTTCGTAGTTTAACTGAACCATGGCAAGAAGGAGTCGGTTCTAATGCACCATTTGCAAATTTTGTTGGAACACAAAAGGGTGTAACATGGGATTGCTCTGATGAGAATGCATGTGAAAATTGGGATGGTGGTAGCTTTATGGCAACTGTTACTGATACGGTAGTTATCTCAAATGACATATCTGGAAAATGGATAGAGTTTGATGTTACTAAAGACATCATGGCTTATCTTGATGGTACTCCAAACTATGGTTGGGTAATCATGAAAAGTGATGAGGACTCTTCAGGTAGAATCAACATTGCAGCACGAGAAACTCAGGCAAACATTCCGCAATTGGAACTAACGTTCACATAA
- a CDS encoding lamin tail domain-containing protein, whose protein sequence is MIRNLSLVLSLVLLAGIIVPVYAQTNSEHVVINEVDINPPGNDATSISEWVEIYNPTNSDVDLGGWKIASTTVLKKTMTIPDGTIIKPGQFLTYSYQSVWFTDSNEMVELRDKNGVVVDKTPLIADIQNDFKSWQRLFDGYDFDSSDDWKFATSTAGSSNGKILETKASDEVTVTASTDKSSYLFGQTATITGSVSKEVFIVKPFFQSEPIKVEISGPNYFQSLKLYPDLNLKYKTTLNLHQVLGIKEGEYTVSVFYAGASAKTNFSVGYELLEQKTKDDSSLSIITDKSQYIPGQLVSITGVTSETIPFEGMKLTVKDPQGKVVSSGNLYPTKDKFSTSLFLTTVNPVYGTYEVYAEYFDKSALIYFDVNKDVKENVPISLWTDKEVYGLGETVNITGRLNDKWVDSFDLEIVQTKNLSLGGSTGGGSTLKILDVVRLDGDSKFKYSFKIPQSDTRLGGYSIKVSKDIGSATKFIQVVKDPSTYVKSNVPLTVFTDKTLYEFGLDKKIIITGQIANTVSRASFETAPVKVTILTEDGKPLQIIGSSDAGKLSTSGVSIGYDFTAIPESSGIFTVTTELSKLIFSEGKYTVQAKYEGLSASTSFETANSLDLKDGAILSLDKEVYGLGETVRLTGIFPPLADKFPVISITKPDGSRSDFGAVIDDQRFSFDWKTPIAEKTQNLKIDDKERDVKKSNFGIYKIKVSTASESKVLFFKVSPDPENDTLSKTPIFVTTEKSLYKAGEKLKVVGNIIKRTQGDSGQGLVVPERVSIKVVDGKFPYKQIHESSVYPSQGGDFTSLFELPATIFAEGSYTVKATYANTRTETTFSVVNDFTFGVDAPLSLLLFTGKSEYYPGDVVEISGKPNKLIYLEKFEVSVAKKTGSEITCGSFICGKSHGPVTTIRPSSSGTFTYQFTIPSSPSAIGSYEALVDADFEAKSIKFNVVEKPKTPTLDTLIEKENRLSEDAISIFTAEKTVNDQTVAPRVISGSLITPTRGDESNVNLKVSSESGVCIIGTDADCLVSESTRKPGQIYDVVEVDGMSLNVRYSGPDVRLEKFSILPESSDAFLSDANWNVEIIKDDQASRFYYKITYKTLE, encoded by the coding sequence ATGATTCGTAATCTATCTCTAGTTTTATCATTGGTCTTACTTGCAGGAATTATTGTTCCGGTATATGCTCAAACAAATTCAGAGCATGTTGTGATTAATGAAGTGGATATCAATCCGCCTGGAAATGATGCAACATCAATCTCTGAATGGGTGGAAATTTACAATCCAACAAACTCTGATGTTGATTTGGGTGGTTGGAAAATTGCATCAACTACAGTTCTCAAAAAAACAATGACAATACCTGATGGAACCATAATTAAACCTGGCCAATTTTTAACATATTCTTATCAAAGTGTCTGGTTTACTGATTCAAATGAAATGGTGGAATTAAGAGACAAGAATGGAGTTGTAGTTGATAAGACTCCGCTAATTGCCGATATTCAAAATGACTTTAAATCTTGGCAGCGACTCTTTGATGGATATGATTTTGATAGTTCTGATGATTGGAAGTTTGCAACTTCCACTGCCGGTTCATCAAATGGAAAGATTTTAGAAACTAAAGCATCTGATGAAGTCACTGTAACTGCGTCCACTGACAAGTCATCATATTTGTTTGGCCAAACTGCTACAATAACTGGTAGTGTATCAAAAGAAGTTTTTATCGTAAAACCATTTTTCCAATCAGAACCAATTAAAGTAGAAATTTCAGGCCCAAATTATTTTCAATCTCTAAAACTATACCCTGATTTGAATCTCAAATACAAAACAACACTCAACTTACATCAAGTTCTGGGAATCAAAGAAGGTGAATACACTGTATCTGTTTTCTATGCTGGTGCAAGTGCCAAAACAAATTTTTCTGTGGGATATGAGTTATTGGAGCAAAAAACTAAAGATGATTCTTCTCTAAGTATTATTACTGATAAATCACAATACATTCCAGGACAACTTGTTTCAATAACTGGAGTTACTTCAGAAACAATTCCATTTGAAGGAATGAAATTAACTGTAAAAGATCCTCAGGGGAAAGTTGTTTCAAGTGGTAATCTATACCCTACAAAAGATAAATTTTCAACCAGTTTGTTTTTGACTACTGTAAACCCTGTCTATGGGACATATGAGGTGTATGCTGAATATTTTGATAAATCTGCCTTGATTTATTTTGATGTAAATAAGGATGTCAAAGAAAATGTGCCAATTTCACTATGGACTGACAAAGAAGTCTATGGACTTGGTGAAACTGTAAACATTACTGGAAGATTAAATGACAAATGGGTTGATTCATTTGATTTAGAAATTGTTCAGACCAAGAATCTTTCTTTGGGTGGATCTACTGGTGGGGGGTCTACACTGAAAATCCTCGATGTTGTAAGATTAGACGGTGATAGTAAATTCAAATATTCATTTAAAATTCCACAAAGCGACACACGATTGGGCGGCTACTCTATAAAGGTCAGTAAAGATATTGGCTCTGCAACAAAATTCATTCAGGTTGTAAAAGATCCATCCACATATGTAAAATCAAATGTCCCTCTTACAGTATTCACTGATAAAACTCTCTATGAATTTGGTTTAGATAAAAAAATCATAATCACAGGACAAATAGCAAATACTGTTTCTCGTGCAAGTTTTGAAACTGCACCTGTTAAAGTTACGATCTTGACAGAAGATGGCAAACCATTACAAATTATCGGTTCTTCTGACGCAGGAAAACTATCTACAAGTGGTGTTTCAATAGGGTATGATTTTACTGCAATTCCTGAATCCTCTGGAATTTTTACTGTTACAACTGAGTTGAGCAAACTCATTTTCTCTGAAGGAAAATATACTGTTCAAGCAAAGTATGAAGGTCTATCAGCTTCTACTAGTTTTGAAACTGCAAATTCCCTTGATTTGAAAGATGGTGCAATTCTCTCACTTGACAAAGAAGTCTATGGTTTGGGTGAAACAGTTCGTCTTACTGGAATTTTTCCTCCTCTTGCTGACAAGTTTCCAGTAATTTCAATTACAAAACCTGATGGTTCTAGAAGTGATTTTGGTGCAGTAATTGATGATCAAAGATTTTCATTTGACTGGAAAACTCCGATTGCAGAAAAAACTCAAAATCTAAAGATTGATGACAAGGAAAGAGATGTTAAAAAATCTAATTTTGGAATCTATAAAATTAAAGTATCCACAGCTTCTGAAAGTAAAGTTCTTTTCTTCAAAGTATCTCCTGATCCTGAAAATGACACACTGTCAAAAACCCCTATCTTTGTAACAACTGAAAAATCATTATACAAGGCTGGTGAAAAACTAAAAGTTGTTGGTAATATCATTAAACGTACTCAAGGTGATAGTGGACAAGGGCTTGTGGTTCCTGAGCGAGTCTCAATCAAGGTTGTTGATGGAAAATTCCCATATAAACAAATTCATGAATCATCTGTTTATCCATCCCAAGGTGGTGACTTTACAAGTCTTTTCGAACTCCCTGCAACAATATTTGCTGAAGGAAGTTATACTGTAAAAGCAACATATGCAAATACTAGAACTGAAACAACATTTTCAGTTGTAAATGATTTCACTTTTGGAGTTGATGCTCCATTATCCCTTTTACTATTCACTGGCAAATCTGAATATTATCCAGGCGATGTTGTAGAAATTTCTGGAAAACCAAACAAGCTAATTTATCTTGAGAAGTTTGAAGTGAGTGTTGCTAAGAAAACAGGAAGTGAAATAACATGTGGCTCTTTTATTTGTGGTAAAAGTCATGGCCCTGTAACTACAATACGCCCTAGTTCTTCTGGTACCTTTACATACCAATTCACTATTCCTTCATCTCCATCAGCAATTGGCTCATACGAAGCATTAGTTGATGCTGATTTTGAAGCAAAATCCATTAAATTCAATGTAGTTGAAAAACCAAAAACTCCAACATTAGATACGCTAATTGAGAAAGAAAATAGACTTTCTGAAGACGCAATTTCTATTTTCACTGCTGAAAAAACTGTAAATGACCAAACAGTTGCACCACGTGTTATTTCCGGTTCTTTGATTACCCCTACTAGAGGAGATGAATCAAATGTCAATCTCAAAGTTTCAAGTGAATCTGGAGTTTGCATAATTGGGACTGATGCTGATTGTCTTGTGAGTGAATCTACACGCAAACCTGGCCAAATCTATGATGTTGTTGAAGTTGATGGGATGTCTTTGAATGTAAGGTACAGCGGTCCTGATGTACGATTGGAAAAATTTAGCATCCTGCCTGAGTCTTCAGATGCATTTTTGTCTGATGCAAATTGGAATGTTGAGATTATCAAAGATGATCAAGCCTCTCGTTTCTATTACAAAATCACATACAAAACTCTAGAGTAA
- a CDS encoding S8 family serine peptidase codes for SATSDSATSDSATSDSATSDSTTSDSTTSDSTTSDSTTSDSTTSDSKTTYTRTSDSKTTYTRTSDSTTSNTNSFSEDSDYTQVTKTERDEKNSDIVQLSNARSNDSSNDKSVVKSSSNSDSANANDSPNDKSIIRTSNSDKYPVSEGVFSTNVDIVHGSGITGEDVKVAVLDIVFDTENPKISDNIVDFKSFRNSFENSMVLQSIEQGESQSHGTAVAEIISDVAPNSGLYLYEMNTDVEFGRAIDEAIANNVDVIAMAAGWPNLPTDGSSHITKKVEEAINHGISVIVPSGNFAEKHWEGSFSDSDLNSWHEFAESDEGLSLSVSESQINNKVPIMIYLNWNDGMGDSSDFDLVLVDPLGQIVDYSANTQTSDSEKTESVFFMPQMAGLYALGISYVGELKSPSDVPKHSTMELFSVNNSIEYPVSSGSVVVPADAKGVIVVGAVNSMDGKLESFSSHGPTNNGKSVPSVVGPNGVTTIAYGGNLFYGTSATTPHVAGIVALMIDSNSELSPEQLLNEIEQNARPNSSQGNNLNEYGYGIVDASFIASQN; via the coding sequence TCTGCCACTTCAGACTCTGCCACTTCAGACTCTGCCACTTCAGACTCTGCCACTTCAGACTCTACCACTTCAGACTCTACCACTTCAGACTCTACCACTTCAGACTCTACCACTTCAGACTCTACCACTTCAGACTCAAAGACTACATACACACGTACATCTGACTCAAAGACTACATACACACGTACTTCAGACTCTACCACTTCAAATACAAACTCATTTTCAGAAGACTCTGATTATACCCAAGTTACAAAAACAGAACGAGATGAAAAAAATTCTGACATTGTTCAACTAAGTAATGCAAGATCAAACGATTCATCAAATGACAAATCAGTAGTAAAAAGTTCATCAAACTCTGATTCTGCCAACGCAAACGATTCCCCTAATGACAAATCAATTATTCGCACATCCAACTCTGATAAATACCCCGTTTCAGAAGGAGTATTCTCAACTAATGTGGACATTGTTCACGGTTCTGGAATTACAGGTGAAGATGTAAAAGTTGCAGTACTTGATATTGTATTTGATACTGAAAATCCAAAAATCTCTGATAACATTGTAGATTTTAAATCATTTAGAAATTCCTTTGAAAACTCTATGGTTCTCCAATCTATTGAACAAGGCGAAAGTCAAAGTCACGGAACAGCAGTTGCTGAAATCATATCTGATGTTGCTCCAAACTCTGGACTTTATCTATATGAGATGAACACGGATGTTGAATTTGGACGTGCAATTGATGAGGCAATTGCAAATAATGTAGATGTAATTGCAATGGCAGCAGGATGGCCAAACTTGCCAACTGATGGTTCCAGTCATATAACTAAAAAAGTTGAAGAAGCAATTAATCATGGAATCTCTGTAATTGTACCATCAGGAAACTTTGCAGAAAAACACTGGGAAGGTTCTTTCTCTGATAGTGATCTAAATTCATGGCATGAGTTTGCAGAAAGTGATGAAGGGCTATCTCTATCAGTTTCTGAATCTCAAATTAACAATAAAGTCCCAATCATGATTTATCTAAACTGGAATGATGGAATGGGTGACTCATCTGACTTTGATTTGGTACTTGTAGATCCATTGGGTCAAATTGTAGATTATTCTGCAAACACTCAGACCTCAGACTCTGAAAAAACTGAAAGCGTATTCTTTATGCCACAAATGGCCGGATTGTATGCTTTGGGAATATCTTATGTGGGTGAACTAAAATCCCCATCAGACGTACCAAAACACTCCACTATGGAGTTATTTTCAGTTAACAACAGTATAGAATATCCTGTATCCTCAGGTAGTGTCGTAGTCCCAGCTGACGCTAAAGGTGTCATTGTAGTTGGAGCAGTAAACAGCATGGATGGAAAATTGGAATCATTTAGTTCCCATGGCCCTACAAATAATGGTAAATCAGTTCCAAGTGTTGTAGGTCCAAACGGTGTCACTACAATTGCATATGGTGGCAACTTGTTTTATGGAACATCGGCTACTACTCCACATGTTGCAGGAATTGTTGCACTTATGATTGACTCAAACTCTGAATTGTCTCCTGAGCAATTATTGAATGAAATTGAACAAAATGCAAGACCCAATTCATCACAAGGTAACAATCTAAATGAATATGGATATGGAATTGTTGATGCATCATTCATTGCATCTCAAAATTAA
- a CDS encoding DUF367 family protein: MKLQVLMFYQDDPKKCTAAKMVKFGLAQNIKKIGTKGLVLDPFSEKTLLPKDKFLINSIIGIDCSWNLADQAFSKKFNGIKRKLPPLLAGNPVNYSKLNKLTTAEALSASLIILGEKEQGLELLNKFKWGHTFYELNKNLFDEYSKLENESQIDLILKDYGLA, translated from the coding sequence GTGAAATTACAGGTGTTAATGTTTTATCAGGATGATCCAAAAAAATGCACAGCTGCTAAAATGGTCAAATTCGGTCTTGCTCAAAACATCAAAAAAATTGGTACTAAAGGGCTAGTCTTAGATCCGTTCTCAGAAAAGACACTTCTTCCCAAAGATAAATTCCTGATAAATTCTATAATTGGTATTGATTGTTCATGGAATCTTGCAGATCAAGCTTTTTCAAAAAAATTTAATGGAATAAAGAGAAAACTCCCTCCTTTGCTTGCAGGTAATCCAGTAAATTATTCAAAACTCAACAAGCTTACTACTGCTGAAGCATTATCTGCATCGTTAATAATTCTGGGAGAAAAAGAACAAGGTTTGGAACTACTTAACAAATTCAAATGGGGCCATACATTTTATGAATTAAATAAAAATCTCTTTGATGAGTACTCTAAACTTGAAAACGAATCTCAGATAGACTTGATCCTAAAGGATTATGGTTTGGCTTGA